CCATGCCGGGGTAGCGGTTCGGCGGAAATTTGTCGGCGCAATCGTTATGGCGGGCATCCTTGCCCGCATGAGGTACTGGAACTGGCTCGCAACTGGCGCGGCCTGTCCGGTTCACGGGCACAGGCGGCACTGGAGGCTGCCTGTCCTGCCCCGCTGGCTCGGGTTTCAGCTTGGGCTTGCGTTGTGCTTCAGCTTCCCGGGATGTTACCTTCGGTCCTCGTGAGGACCCTGCTTCCTCGGGATGGAGGTGGCGTAGTTCATACGCGTCCAGCGCCTCCTTGATGGCAACCGCCACTACCACCGCTCCGAAGACTATTACGGCACCCGCGACGATCTCAGGAGCCACCAGCACGCAAAACCCGAGTCCCACTGCAGCGGCGCCAGTGGAGGCGACTGCGCATCTTCCTGTAGTGTCGTGGAACTCAATCCGTTCATGGTCGAGAGCCTGAAAGCACCTCTCCACCAGTACGGGCCAAGGCTGGGAAGCTTCGCGGACAACGCACCGTCCACTGTCTCTCCAAGGCAACGCCGCAGCTCGCTGGAGGTTGGCAACCCTTGTGTTCTTGGGCATGCGCACTCTTTGGCCCGGCGAGGATGTCGTGCAGGCCGAGAGAAGGATTAGAACAGCGATGTACGCGCGGAAAAGCATGACTACGTCCGTTCAGTTAAGCCGGGGCTTCATTATGGGTCAGCTACTCCGAGGCAACGCGCTCGGCAGCAAGCGGCAGCAGTTGCCGAAGAGCTGCTGCCCATCCATCGAACTGCTCGGCCACAGATTTGATGCGCGGGACCTAGCCGCCGATCCGGACCTGCCACTTGGTGCCCGCACCCCAGGGCAATTCGTGGGCGCTGCCGTCCCACGCGCTTGCGAGCGCCTCGTTGTACTTAAGGGCAAACCTGTTACCGGGCACAAACCCCGACTCACTGCTTCATACCTGCCCATCACCCGCAGGGTCCGTCACGGGGTTCGGGCCGATATAGCCGCCAAAGCCGCGGCCCCGCTGCTGCTGGCGCACGCCTTGAGCAGCACAGATATCTCACCGGAGTGGCGGGAGAGTGAGGTAGCGAATCTCCAAGGGGATTTCCGTACGCAATCGAGCGGACTCCAGCGCACCCCTATGAACGGTTCAGCCCCGTAAGTACCCTTTATTTCCGGGTACTTACGGGGCTGTTCCAGTGTCCCCGACGGGATTCGAACCCGTGTTACCGGCTTGAAAGGCCAGCGTCCTGGGCCTCTAGACGACGGGGACGCACTGTGAGTCGCGGGGGGCTCGAACCCCCGACCCTCGGCTTAAAAGGCCGGTGCTCTACCAGCTGAGCTAGCGACTCGCACTATTCTTTTTTCGCGACCTGCTCAAAAAGCCGGACGCCTCTCTACCAGCACTTCCGCCCAACTTCCACTGGCGCGCGCATGTCCGGTGTCCTGGCAGGGTGGCCCGTTCTTCCGGTGAACGTCTCCGCCCCTTCGGGGTGGCTCCTCCCCCGGTGGGGGGCGCTATACAGGCGGAATGCGTCAGGATGTCCCCCCAGAGCAGGATGAGCCCGAAGAGGAGGCCGAGGAGGCCACGGGCCCCCAGCGCCGGTATCTCACCCGGGCCGGGGCGGAGCGCATGCACCGTGAGCTCCTGAAGCTCCTCAATGAGGAGCGGCCCAAGGTCACCGCCGAGGTCTCCGCCGCCGCCGCCCAGGGTGACCGCTCGGAGAACGCCGAGTACATCTACGGCAAGAAACGGCTGCGGGAGATCGACCGCCGCATCCGCTTCCTCCAGCGGCGTCTGGACACGGCCACCATCGTGACGCCCTCGGAGCAGACCGACACCGGCCGGGTCTACTTCGGCGCCACGGTCACCCTGGAGGACGAGGACGGGAACCACACCACCTACCAGATCGTGGGCTCGGACGAGATCGACACCCAGGGCGGGCGGATCAGCGTGGAATCTCCCATCGGCAAGGCCCTGCTTCGCAAGGCCGTGGGCGACAGCGTGGAAGTGATGCGCCCCCGCGGCGAGATCGAACTCACCATCGTCGCGATCTCCTACACATAGGAGGACCCCCGGATGCCGCGGACGCCTCAGCCCGAAGCGCGTTTCCGCCGCATCTACCGGCGCTTGAGCGCCTCCCAACTGTCCGTCACCGGACAGGACAGCACGCTGAGCCTGGAGGAGCTGGGGCTGGATTCCCGGGACGAGCGGGTGTCGCTCGCCTTTGGCGTCTACAGCCGCCAGGGCATGGAGAACGCCCTGCGCGAGTACGGGATGATCCAGCGCATGGAGGAGCGCGGCCTGGGCCCGCTCGAACTGCGGCTGAACCTCGATGAGCCGTTCCGTCCGCGCATCGTCCTCTGGAGCCTGCGCTACAAGGCGGCCGTGGTGGACATCGCGCTGCGCAAGGTGCCCGGCGAGGACGTGGGCCTTTCTCCGCCGCTCGAAGGCCGCCCGGTGCTCTACCTGGATTCCTTCACCCTCCAGCACCCCGGGCGCACCTTTGACTGGAACCGCCCGCCGTTGCCTGGCCAGGTTCACCCCGGGCTGGCGCTCTCGGCGGAGATCCTCGAGCTGCTGCTGCTCATGACCCGCCGCATCGGGGCCGAGGCCATGGCGCTGACCCCGGCCACGTTCTCCGCCGCGTGGGTCTATGCCCGGTATTTCCACTTCATCGACGGCGCGGCCCAGGGCCTCTTCCAGGCCCTGCGCAGGGCAGGGCGGCAGCGGCCCCGGTGGTTACTGGCCTGGGCGGTGGAGCTGGGGTGTGTGCGGGGCGCGGGGGGCGAGACCGTGCGGTTCGTTCCCTCGCCCATGCTCGCAGCGGGCTCCCGGCGCATGGGCCGCCTCTTCGAGGACGAGGACTGGCTCGCCATCGTGAAGGTTCATTCCCGGGTCCCATTGACGATCGATTTCGAGGCGCTCCAGGACCGGTTCCCCTGGGCGCTCATGCCGCCCGGTCCTCCTCCAGAGCACGTGGCGGACGTGCTCACCTATGATCCGCTCGCCTCGTCCTGACGCCCGGAAGCCCTGGAACTGGGCAGAATCGTGCACCCGGGG
This region of Stigmatella aurantiaca genomic DNA includes:
- the greB gene encoding transcription elongation factor GreB, with product MRQDVPPEQDEPEEEAEEATGPQRRYLTRAGAERMHRELLKLLNEERPKVTAEVSAAAAQGDRSENAEYIYGKKRLREIDRRIRFLQRRLDTATIVTPSEQTDTGRVYFGATVTLEDEDGNHTTYQIVGSDEIDTQGGRISVESPIGKALLRKAVGDSVEVMRPRGEIELTIVAISYT
- a CDS encoding deacetylase; this translates as MPRTPQPEARFRRIYRRLSASQLSVTGQDSTLSLEELGLDSRDERVSLAFGVYSRQGMENALREYGMIQRMEERGLGPLELRLNLDEPFRPRIVLWSLRYKAAVVDIALRKVPGEDVGLSPPLEGRPVLYLDSFTLQHPGRTFDWNRPPLPGQVHPGLALSAEILELLLLMTRRIGAEAMALTPATFSAAWVYARYFHFIDGAAQGLFQALRRAGRQRPRWLLAWAVELGCVRGAGGETVRFVPSPMLAAGSRRMGRLFEDEDWLAIVKVHSRVPLTIDFEALQDRFPWALMPPGPPPEHVADVLTYDPLASS
- a CDS encoding DUF6310 domain-containing protein, which codes for MLVAPEIVAGAVIVFGAVVVAVAIKEALDAYELRHLHPEEAGSSRGPKVTSREAEAQRKPKLKPEPAGQDRQPPVPPVPVNRTGRASCEPVPVPHAGKDARHNDCADKFPPNRYPGMDVLVGGVRFDALQVGLRKLWEIKTHQFDLYNDYVQDREIEKEIEQLDKERKAATACGYDFAIGVSTPAHKDALLQADQSLNVVVTGCKR